A single genomic interval of Streptococcus suis harbors:
- the gla gene encoding aquaglyceroporin Gla, whose protein sequence is MDVTWTVKYITEFLATALLIIIGNGTVANVDLKGTKGNNSGWILIAIGYGLAVMMPALMFGNVSGNHINPAFTLGLAVSGLFPWAHVAQYIVAQLLGAMFGQLVVIAVYKPYFLKTENPNHILGSFSTISALDNGTKESRKAATINGFLNEFAGSFVLFFGALALTKHFFGSELVGKLIEQGYDKTVAETMTAPYTSGSIAVAHLGIGFLVMALVAAVGGPTGPGLNPARDLGPRIVHHLLPKSVLGENKSDSKWWYAWVGVCAPIIASIAAVALFKFLYL, encoded by the coding sequence ATGGATGTTACATGGACAGTGAAATATATCACTGAATTTTTAGCGACTGCACTCCTTATTATCATTGGTAATGGTACAGTTGCAAACGTTGATTTAAAAGGCACAAAAGGAAACAACTCTGGTTGGATTCTCATTGCGATTGGCTATGGTTTGGCAGTTATGATGCCAGCATTGATGTTTGGTAACGTTTCTGGTAACCATATCAACCCAGCCTTTACACTTGGTTTGGCTGTTTCAGGTCTCTTCCCTTGGGCTCACGTTGCTCAATACATTGTTGCGCAATTGTTAGGTGCAATGTTTGGTCAGTTAGTGGTTATAGCAGTATACAAACCTTACTTCTTGAAAACTGAAAATCCAAATCACATCCTTGGTTCGTTCTCAACAATCAGCGCGCTTGACAATGGTACAAAAGAAAGTCGTAAAGCTGCAACTATTAATGGCTTCTTAAATGAGTTCGCTGGTTCATTTGTATTGTTCTTCGGTGCCCTTGCTTTGACCAAACATTTCTTTGGTTCAGAGTTGGTTGGTAAATTGATTGAACAAGGCTATGATAAAACAGTCGCTGAGACAATGACTGCTCCATATACTTCAGGTTCAATTGCAGTTGCTCACTTAGGCATTGGTTTCCTTGTTATGGCACTTGTTGCTGCAGTCGGTGGTCCAACAGGTCCTGGTCTGAACCCAGCGCGTGACCTTGGTCCACGTATCGTTCACCATCTCTTGCCAAAATCAGTCCTAGGTGAAAACAAATCAGATTCTAAATGGTGGTATGCTTGGGTTGGTGTATGTGCTCCAATCATCGCATCAATCGCCGCTGTTGCACTATTCAAATTCTTGTATCTATAA
- a CDS encoding formate/nitrite transporter family protein yields the protein MGADQETLMYTLEKSIQKKADLFEHSFSAYAVRSILASLYLGLGIVISLYTADKLNHVAEGLGKFSYGLMFGWGLLMILYMNAELGTSNMMYMTVASHRKTIPTKTALKMLATCILFNFVGAVLVCYLVSLTLPYQHVDAHSYLFEATVAKLSKTPLTQFIEGIFANIVVNIGVFTFLRIKDDAGRLISVIFVIFIFAFLGYEHVIANFSLFSLAFFANGGPVEGMTLLSVLSNFFFSGLGNYVGGGLFIGLLYSWLNNQSKLYVD from the coding sequence ATGGGAGCTGACCAAGAGACATTAATGTATACACTTGAAAAGAGTATACAGAAAAAAGCAGATTTGTTTGAACACAGTTTTTCTGCCTACGCTGTACGATCGATACTAGCCAGTCTTTATTTAGGATTGGGGATTGTCATTTCTCTTTATACAGCAGACAAACTCAACCATGTCGCAGAAGGACTCGGGAAATTTAGCTATGGGTTGATGTTTGGTTGGGGGCTACTCATGATTTTATATATGAATGCCGAACTTGGAACATCCAACATGATGTATATGACAGTAGCCAGCCATCGAAAAACGATTCCTACTAAAACAGCCCTCAAGATGTTGGCAACCTGTATCCTTTTCAATTTTGTCGGTGCTGTCCTTGTTTGTTACTTGGTTTCATTGACACTGCCTTATCAGCACGTTGATGCTCACAGCTACCTATTTGAAGCAACGGTGGCCAAGCTTTCAAAGACACCTTTGACTCAATTTATTGAAGGAATTTTTGCTAATATTGTCGTGAATATCGGCGTATTTACCTTCTTACGCATCAAAGATGACGCTGGGCGTCTCATTTCCGTTATTTTCGTCATCTTTATTTTTGCTTTCTTGGGATATGAGCACGTCATTGCGAACTTTTCACTCTTCTCCCTGGCCTTTTTTGCAAATGGTGGACCAGTTGAGGGAATGACTCTATTAAGTGTATTAAGCAATTTCTTCTTTTCTGGATTAGGAAACTACGTGGGTGGCGGTCTCTTTATCGGACTTCTTTATAGTTGGTTGAATAATCAATCCAAACTTTATGTAGACTAA
- a CDS encoding AAA family ATPase encodes MGDVQQLERPSESFAQENNWMYFLKEKEDLFIVTGAANTKREIAKKVQSLWEVDVYLDDYSSITEDDFIDKVGREQLGEFGYFLLKQSKGNKQGLTPNADVLSENMIGLSDFKNNIQHLINYLDYQSNYLELHTKEPFFLIFNGQKGSGRKYALQYLERLFDLQAVDTHCSEYFLPKTDEKQFPVIYDYFKARARPKLELFANINTKKENNICILIAQSTEEAKKIEMELQEEYYNVNRIEFPPYTNGELIEIAIQLLAQRQIRIDKEMVEEYIDKSSSIVNAKDIRRMVQRIHEYAVATNYCQENGLLDLGHFSLQKEQSKSKCGQAEKRLNQMIGLHSVKKLIRQQVAFEQLSKLRKERGYHVEESNGHLLFTGNPGTGKTEVARLYTEILHEHGLIAENKIVEVGRADLIGEYVGQTAPKIKKVFDSASGGVLFIDEAYSLIPQSERDFANEAIPTIIQEMENRRNEIVVIFAGYKDLMHNFIDTNPGLLSRISKIIHFEDYSVDELYEIFILNKNQNQTNQVFFNHRLLTIGFKIDQSNSRITS; translated from the coding sequence ATGGGAGATGTACAGCAACTAGAGCGACCGAGTGAATCTTTCGCACAAGAAAATAATTGGATGTATTTTTTGAAGGAAAAAGAAGATTTATTTATTGTAACGGGAGCTGCAAATACAAAACGAGAAATAGCAAAAAAAGTTCAGTCACTTTGGGAAGTAGATGTCTATTTAGATGACTATTCTTCAATAACTGAGGATGATTTTATTGACAAAGTTGGACGTGAACAGTTGGGAGAATTTGGTTATTTCTTATTGAAGCAATCAAAGGGAAATAAGCAAGGTCTTACTCCGAATGCAGATGTATTGTCAGAAAATATGATTGGACTCAGCGACTTTAAAAATAACATTCAGCATCTTATAAACTATTTAGACTATCAATCAAACTATTTAGAATTGCATACGAAAGAGCCGTTTTTCTTAATTTTCAATGGTCAAAAAGGCAGTGGACGAAAATATGCTCTTCAATATTTAGAACGCTTGTTCGACTTGCAAGCAGTTGATACTCATTGTAGCGAATACTTTCTTCCCAAGACTGATGAAAAGCAATTTCCAGTGATTTATGACTATTTTAAAGCAAGGGCTCGCCCTAAATTAGAACTTTTCGCTAATATCAATACAAAGAAGGAGAATAATATTTGTATTCTAATTGCTCAATCGACTGAAGAAGCTAAAAAAATAGAAATGGAATTACAGGAGGAATACTATAATGTAAATAGAATCGAGTTTCCTCCTTATACAAATGGCGAACTGATTGAAATTGCTATTCAACTATTAGCTCAAAGACAAATCCGCATAGACAAGGAAATGGTCGAGGAGTATATAGATAAGTCTTCAAGTATAGTCAACGCAAAAGATATTCGACGAATGGTTCAGAGAATCCATGAATATGCGGTGGCAACCAATTATTGTCAAGAAAATGGATTGCTGGATCTAGGCCACTTTAGTTTGCAAAAGGAACAATCTAAAAGCAAATGTGGCCAAGCTGAGAAGAGGCTGAATCAAATGATTGGTCTTCATTCTGTAAAAAAATTAATCAGACAACAAGTTGCTTTTGAACAACTATCGAAACTTAGGAAAGAAAGAGGTTATCATGTCGAGGAAAGTAATGGGCACTTGTTATTCACAGGTAATCCAGGGACGGGCAAGACAGAGGTAGCTCGCCTTTATACAGAAATCCTGCATGAACATGGCTTGATTGCAGAAAATAAGATAGTAGAGGTTGGAAGAGCAGACCTTATTGGGGAATATGTTGGCCAAACAGCACCAAAAATAAAAAAGGTGTTTGATAGTGCAAGTGGTGGTGTACTGTTTATCGATGAAGCTTACAGTCTGATTCCACAGAGTGAAAGAGATTTTGCCAATGAAGCTATACCCACCATTATTCAAGAAATGGAAAATCGTCGCAATGAGATAGTTGTTATTTTTGCCGGTTATAAAGATTTGATGCACAATTTTATAGATACGAATCCGGGATTACTATCTAGAATTTCAAAAATCATTCATTTTGAAGATTATTCCGTGGATGAACTCTATGAAATTTTTATACTCAACAAAAATCAAAATCAAACCAATCAAGTGTTTTTTAACCATCGTCTACTAACAATTGGTTTTAAAATAGACCAATCTAACTCTCGTATCACTTCTTGA
- a CDS encoding nucleobase:cation symporter-2 family protein, translating into MSQETTNEHSSDMLYGIDEQPPKGMAVLLAFQHILAAFAGIIAVPLVVASALGLSVEDTSIMVSASIFVAGIATILQSKGVGPVGSRVSGMMGTDFTFANPAISVGSQLGIAGIVGATIAGSFVEIVLSRFVKPLMRFFPPLITGTVVSLIGITLMPVSMDWAAGGAGASDYASVENISIAFIVLVFTLALNHYGKGMLKTASVFFGMVFGYILCIFLGKVDLSAVGDAAWFALPKIFHYGVKFDLSSILAFIPAYVVSLIGTVGIMMAIGEASNQQISSERAANGVLADGVGSLIAGVFGAGPNTAFSQNVGLITLTKVASRHVMILAGIILTLLGVFPKLSALISIMPQPVLGGVGIIMFGLVAAQGIKTLATVKIGDRELLIISIAFALGIGVTVRPELLSHLPSALQMIFSSGISTGTLAALVLNLVLKEEK; encoded by the coding sequence ATGTCTCAGGAAACAACAAATGAACATTCTTCGGATATGCTTTACGGAATTGATGAACAACCACCAAAAGGGATGGCTGTTTTGCTTGCTTTTCAGCATATTTTAGCAGCTTTTGCAGGAATCATCGCAGTGCCTCTTGTCGTTGCAAGTGCCTTAGGATTGTCAGTCGAAGATACTTCAATTATGGTATCAGCCTCTATTTTTGTTGCTGGTATTGCCACCATTTTGCAATCTAAAGGTGTTGGCCCAGTAGGTTCACGTGTCTCTGGTATGATGGGGACGGACTTTACCTTTGCCAATCCAGCTATCAGTGTTGGTAGTCAGTTGGGAATTGCTGGTATCGTGGGTGCAACCATTGCTGGTTCATTTGTAGAGATTGTTCTCAGTCGTTTTGTCAAACCCTTGATGCGCTTCTTTCCGCCATTGATTACGGGGACTGTTGTATCCCTCATCGGTATTACCCTCATGCCAGTAAGTATGGACTGGGCAGCTGGTGGAGCTGGCGCTTCAGACTATGCTTCAGTTGAAAATATCAGTATTGCCTTTATCGTCTTGGTCTTCACCTTGGCTTTAAATCATTATGGTAAAGGAATGCTGAAAACAGCCTCTGTCTTCTTTGGGATGGTTTTTGGTTACATCTTGTGTATTTTTCTTGGGAAAGTTGATTTGTCAGCTGTAGGAGATGCGGCCTGGTTTGCTCTTCCTAAAATTTTCCATTACGGTGTAAAATTTGACCTATCTTCTATTCTAGCCTTCATTCCAGCCTATGTCGTATCTTTGATTGGTACGGTGGGAATTATGATGGCCATTGGAGAAGCCTCAAATCAACAAATTTCTTCTGAGCGGGCAGCAAATGGTGTGCTAGCCGATGGTGTTGGTTCCTTGATTGCCGGTGTGTTTGGGGCTGGTCCAAATACAGCCTTCTCGCAAAACGTTGGCCTCATTACTTTGACAAAAGTTGCTAGTCGTCATGTCATGATTTTAGCAGGTATTATCTTGACCCTCCTTGGTGTCTTTCCAAAATTATCTGCCTTGATTTCCATCATGCCGCAGCCTGTTCTTGGTGGTGTTGGGATTATCATGTTCGGTTTGGTTGCAGCCCAAGGGATTAAGACTCTTGCAACTGTAAAAATTGGTGACCGTGAGCTCTTGATTATTTCCATTGCCTTTGCGCTTGGTATTGGAGTGACCGTTCGTCCAGAATTATTGAGTCATCTTCCATCAGCTCTTCAAATGATCTTCTCATCAGGTATTTCAACAGGGACCTTGGCTGCCTTGGTGTTAAATCTGGTGTTAAAAGAGGAAAAATAA
- a CDS encoding xanthine phosphoribosyltransferase yields MKALEERILKDGQVLGENILKVDSFLTHQVDFRLMKEMGQVLADAYRSKEITKVVTIEASGIAPAVYVAESLDVPMIFAKKHKNITMTEGILTSEVYSFTKQVTSTVSIASKFLSPEDRVLIVDDFLANGQAAKGLIDIIQQAGAQVIGVGIVIEKSFQDGRQLLLDAGVPVTSLARIEKFQDGQVVFAAADI; encoded by the coding sequence ATGAAAGCATTAGAGGAACGCATTTTAAAAGATGGTCAGGTATTAGGAGAAAACATCTTAAAAGTTGACTCATTTTTGACCCATCAGGTTGATTTTCGCTTGATGAAAGAAATGGGGCAGGTCTTGGCAGATGCCTATCGCTCTAAAGAAATTACTAAGGTTGTCACAATCGAAGCCTCGGGTATTGCACCAGCCGTCTATGTTGCAGAAAGCCTAGATGTGCCAATGATTTTTGCTAAAAAACATAAAAATATTACCATGACCGAAGGCATTTTGACATCTGAAGTCTACTCCTTCACCAAGCAAGTCACCAGCACCGTTTCTATTGCTAGTAAGTTTTTGTCACCTGAGGACCGTGTTCTAATCGTTGATGATTTTTTGGCCAATGGACAAGCTGCTAAAGGCTTGATTGACATTATCCAACAGGCCGGAGCTCAAGTAATTGGTGTTGGTATCGTCATCGAGAAGTCCTTCCAAGACGGCCGCCAGCTCTTACTGGATGCAGGTGTCCCTGTTACTTCACTCGCTCGTATTGAAAAATTTCAAGATGGACAGGTTGTTTTTGCAGCTGCGGATATTTAA
- a CDS encoding pseudouridine synthase: MRLDKFLVDCGIGSRTEVKKLLKNKQVTVNGQVETSPKQQINEKQDQIAVAGQVLSHETFVYYLLNKPKGVISATEDDSHRTVLDLLDDTARQKEVFPVGRLDIDTHGLLLLTNNGQLAHAMLSPKKHVDKRYRAQVDGIMTQEDVERFAAGIELKDFTCQPAQLTILSTDEAKQTSLVDITIREGKFHQVKRMVQACGKTVTDLQRLTMGPLSLDPKLALGEYRRLTAAELKQLEVFGVEL, from the coding sequence ATGCGATTAGATAAATTTTTAGTGGATTGCGGTATTGGCAGTCGGACAGAAGTCAAGAAACTCCTGAAAAACAAGCAAGTCACAGTCAACGGCCAAGTAGAAACCTCACCCAAACAGCAAATTAACGAAAAACAAGACCAGATTGCTGTAGCAGGTCAGGTCCTTAGTCATGAAACCTTTGTTTACTATCTGTTAAACAAGCCTAAGGGAGTTATTTCAGCCACCGAGGATGACAGTCATCGGACTGTCTTGGACTTGCTAGATGATACAGCTCGCCAGAAGGAAGTTTTTCCTGTTGGACGCTTGGACATCGATACCCATGGCTTGCTCCTTTTGACCAACAATGGCCAGCTAGCTCATGCTATGCTTTCTCCGAAAAAACATGTGGACAAACGCTACCGAGCACAGGTTGACGGGATCATGACTCAAGAGGATGTCGAACGATTTGCGGCAGGAATTGAGCTGAAAGACTTTACTTGTCAACCAGCCCAGTTGACCATCCTCTCTACAGATGAAGCTAAGCAGACCTCGCTCGTTGACATCACCATCCGAGAAGGGAAATTTCACCAGGTCAAACGCATGGTGCAGGCCTGTGGAAAGACGGTGACAGACTTGCAACGATTGACCATGGGGCCTCTTAGCTTAGATCCAAAATTAGCTCTTGGAGAATACCGCAGGTTGACTGCTGCCGAATTAAAGCAATTAGAAGTCTTTGGGGTGGAATTATAG
- a CDS encoding GNAT family N-acetyltransferase, with amino-acid sequence MLENNRLNELLLRFPEDVQLIFKDMISSYQLGYVDYVYQTDNYATQNRRIKNLSKNFRRMNYFHIMPLPQDLALEIANQWRYQPPLDAYTISANPETYAEMISPEARGGRFFAVIRNAALMGYFCMDQDGETVDIRLGMKPSLTGQGNGRAFYQTIEDYVVEHVQPASIKLTVASSHQVAQKLFHALGFTEIEKQAEYIKMEKKVVCD; translated from the coding sequence ATGTTAGAAAATAACCGCTTGAATGAATTGCTCTTGCGCTTTCCGGAGGATGTTCAGTTGATTTTTAAAGACATGATTTCCTCTTATCAGCTAGGCTATGTGGATTATGTTTATCAAACAGATAATTATGCCACCCAAAACCGCAGGATTAAAAACTTGTCAAAAAATTTTCGGAGGATGAACTATTTTCATATCATGCCTCTGCCCCAGGACTTGGCACTGGAAATTGCTAACCAATGGCGCTATCAACCACCTTTGGATGCCTATACGATTAGTGCAAACCCCGAGACTTATGCTGAGATGATTTCACCAGAGGCGCGTGGGGGCCGCTTTTTTGCAGTCATCCGCAATGCTGCCCTCATGGGCTATTTCTGCATGGACCAAGATGGCGAGACAGTTGACATTCGTTTGGGGATGAAACCTTCTTTGACAGGTCAGGGAAATGGCAGAGCTTTCTACCAGACTATTGAAGACTATGTAGTAGAGCATGTTCAGCCAGCTAGTATCAAACTGACAGTTGCTAGCTCTCATCAAGTTGCCCAAAAACTCTTTCATGCTCTTGGTTTTACAGAAATAGAAAAGCAAGCAGAATATATCAAAATGGAAAAGAAAGTCGTATGCGATTAG
- a CDS encoding MFS transporter: MKRILEKASLLALSTMLVSTFAVSPAIPQMIEHFAREGIAAAQVENLITVTSFAIMAALLMNGLVVRFLSERNIIIAGLLLMAIGGALPMFLTAYPLILLARILLGLGIGLINARAINIIGNFFTGQERVQMMGLRGSAEVLGSAGLTLLVGWLTQFGWQPAFLVYLFALVILTLFLLFVPKEELLARMEVKVEENAPKVKLDKTMWMMGIYLAFLAFFVINVNTFLTIRIPQIVLAKGIGTAQQASLILSLMQVMGIVAGTVFSSLVGRLKGWLLAVSYVVFGLAVVGIAFADNLWALGLGGMVSGFFYSIILTIVFSQVTDRAPKALLNTVMTIVLMGCNIGGATSAILPTYLEKLNPTPTGAFGIYAIGCALISAGLIYKQLKK; this comes from the coding sequence ATGAAAAGAATTTTAGAAAAAGCCAGTTTGCTGGCCCTATCCACCATGCTGGTTTCGACATTTGCTGTCTCGCCAGCTATTCCACAGATGATTGAGCATTTTGCAAGAGAGGGAATTGCAGCGGCCCAGGTGGAAAACTTAATCACAGTAACCTCTTTTGCTATTATGGCTGCCCTCTTGATGAATGGCTTGGTTGTCCGTTTCTTGTCTGAACGAAACATTATCATTGCAGGGCTTTTGCTTATGGCCATCGGCGGAGCTTTGCCCATGTTTCTAACTGCTTATCCTCTGATTTTGCTGGCTCGTATCTTGCTTGGTTTGGGGATTGGCTTAATCAATGCGCGTGCTATTAATATCATCGGTAATTTTTTCACTGGTCAGGAGCGGGTGCAGATGATGGGCTTGCGTGGTTCAGCAGAGGTTTTGGGAAGTGCAGGGCTTACCCTCCTTGTCGGTTGGTTGACCCAATTTGGTTGGCAACCAGCCTTCTTGGTCTACCTTTTTGCCTTGGTCATCTTGACTCTCTTCCTTCTCTTTGTTCCCAAGGAGGAATTGCTGGCTCGCATGGAGGTAAAGGTTGAGGAGAACGCGCCCAAGGTCAAACTGGACAAGACCATGTGGATGATGGGAATTTATCTGGCATTCTTAGCCTTCTTTGTTATCAATGTCAATACCTTCCTGACCATTCGTATTCCTCAGATTGTTTTAGCCAAGGGCATCGGTACTGCTCAGCAAGCCAGTCTCATTCTCAGTCTTATGCAGGTCATGGGTATTGTGGCAGGGACGGTCTTTAGTAGCTTGGTTGGTCGTTTGAAGGGTTGGCTTTTAGCTGTTTCCTACGTGGTCTTTGGACTCGCGGTTGTCGGCATTGCCTTTGCGGATAATCTCTGGGCGCTGGGTCTTGGTGGCATGGTGTCAGGATTTTTCTACAGCATCATTCTAACCATTGTCTTTAGTCAGGTAACAGACCGTGCACCCAAGGCCTTGCTCAATACGGTCATGACCATCGTCCTTATGGGCTGCAATATTGGCGGTGCCACATCTGCCATCTTGCCGACTTATCTGGAAAAACTCAATCCAACCCCAACAGGTGCCTTTGGTATTTACGCCATCGGCTGTGCCTTGATAAGCGCAGGCTTGATTTATAAACAACTGAAGAAGTAG
- the def gene encoding peptide deformylase: MSVIERLTKSAHLIDMDDIIREGHPTLRQVAEEVAFPLSDQEIILGEKMMQFLKHSQDPVMAEKMKLRGGVGLAAPQIDVSKRIIAVLVPNPEDEEGNPPAQAYSLQEVMYNPKIVAHSVQEAAMEGGEGCLSVDREVQGYVVRHARVTVDYMDKNGEKHRIKLKGFNAIVVQHEIDHLNGVMFYDRIDPEHPFAVKEGMLVIE; this comes from the coding sequence ATGTCTGTTATTGAACGATTGACAAAATCTGCCCATTTGATTGACATGGATGACATCATCCGTGAAGGGCATCCAACCCTACGCCAAGTTGCCGAAGAAGTTGCATTTCCTCTATCTGATCAGGAAATTATTTTAGGCGAAAAAATGATGCAGTTCCTCAAACATTCGCAGGATCCTGTCATGGCTGAAAAAATGAAACTCCGTGGCGGAGTTGGTCTAGCAGCACCTCAGATTGACGTTTCCAAACGCATCATTGCTGTCTTAGTCCCAAATCCAGAGGACGAGGAAGGCAATCCACCTGCCCAAGCCTACTCCCTCCAAGAGGTCATGTACAACCCTAAAATCGTGGCACATTCTGTCCAAGAAGCGGCTATGGAAGGGGGCGAGGGCTGCTTATCCGTTGACCGCGAAGTCCAAGGCTACGTAGTCCGCCACGCACGTGTGACTGTTGACTATATGGACAAAAACGGAGAAAAACACCGTATCAAACTCAAGGGATTTAATGCCATCGTGGTCCAACACGAAATCGACCACCTCAACGGTGTCATGTTCTACGACCGCATTGACCCAGAACACCCATTTGCCGTTAAAGAAGGCATGTTGGTAATTGAATAA
- a CDS encoding ABC transporter ATP-binding protein has product MLKVVDVCKRYGAHQVLSYVSFELQAGDLVALVGPNGVGKSTLLNIISNTETADRGSVTINGRPNSDRAIFQDMSVMLDAQALYPQLTGYDHLTYVAATHKLGKKEVDALVEELGMGYYVKKRVAGYSMGMKQKLLFAMAVLPKPKLLLLDEPHIGLDPTNIIQQREFLLNLQAEGVAILLSSHHLSEIEKLTN; this is encoded by the coding sequence ATGCTAAAAGTAGTTGATGTCTGTAAGCGATACGGTGCCCACCAGGTCTTGTCCTACGTGTCCTTTGAGCTGCAAGCGGGGGACTTGGTTGCTCTAGTGGGTCCCAATGGTGTGGGAAAATCAACTCTGTTGAATATTATCAGCAACACAGAAACCGCTGACCGTGGGTCGGTAACCATCAATGGTCGTCCCAATAGTGACCGAGCGATTTTTCAAGATATGTCTGTCATGTTGGATGCCCAAGCCCTTTATCCACAGTTGACGGGTTACGACCATCTGACCTATGTGGCTGCCACCCACAAGCTGGGGAAAAAGGAAGTGGATGCATTGGTGGAAGAATTGGGGATGGGCTACTATGTCAAAAAGCGGGTGGCTGGCTATTCCATGGGCATGAAGCAGAAGTTGCTCTTTGCCATGGCTGTCCTTCCCAAGCCCAAGCTCTTGTTGCTGGATGAACCCCATATCGGTTTGGATCCGACCAATATCATCCAGCAGCGGGAATTTCTTCTAAACCTACAAGCAGAAGGTGTTGCCATTTTGCTTTCTTCCCACCATCTGTCGGAAATTGAGAAGCTGACCAATTAG
- a CDS encoding putative bacteriocin export ABC transporter has product MIEIRNLQKQFSNRMILEKINLTFEDGKIYALIGKSGSGKSTLLNIIAKLIPYEDGVVEYGGKDIKKINEHIFYRDYLGYLFQHFGLIENESIGQNLELGFIGQKLSKKDKLVRKLEVLEKVNLSHLTLDQKIYELSGGEAQRVALAKIFLKNPPLILADEPTASLDPVNSREVIELLTSLKTEDKIIIIATHNPAVWEKADVVVRMEDL; this is encoded by the coding sequence ATGATTGAAATTAGAAATTTACAGAAGCAATTTTCCAATAGAATGATATTGGAGAAAATCAACTTGACCTTTGAGGACGGAAAAATTTACGCTCTTATTGGCAAAAGCGGGAGTGGGAAGTCAACACTACTGAATATCATTGCCAAGCTAATCCCTTACGAGGATGGAGTGGTTGAATATGGTGGAAAAGATATCAAAAAGATCAACGAGCATATTTTTTATCGTGATTACTTAGGTTATTTATTTCAACATTTTGGTCTAATTGAAAATGAATCAATTGGCCAGAATTTAGAATTAGGATTTATTGGACAAAAGCTATCCAAAAAGGATAAGCTAGTTCGCAAATTGGAAGTTTTAGAGAAGGTAAACCTCTCACATCTAACCCTAGATCAGAAAATATATGAACTGTCAGGTGGCGAAGCTCAACGAGTTGCCTTGGCGAAAATTTTTCTAAAAAATCCTCCTTTAATCTTGGCAGACGAACCGACGGCTTCCTTAGATCCTGTCAATTCTCGAGAAGTTATAGAACTCTTGACCTCACTCAAAACAGAGGATAAAATCATTATTATCGCTACACATAATCCTGCTGTTTGGGAAAAAGCAGATGTAGTTGTTCGCATGGAAGACTTGTAA
- a CDS encoding DUF1430 domain-containing protein: MNRYLQGDESDGINKYDYAPSGHTIFVTPNYLELQNIQVSEEFKSKMSSLQQGEFGLIIPDKLKGQEETLVQLYVDYLNLFGRENLDIESSQLFEFQPYTSYVGSHQSRFLYNTVPYILEQHLIDPIIVVITPESTGDTPASQILWGTSLQSLFLVDYQQSIQLLKEQGVYQWVSYLLNSKATYYENLNTIRNQFLFLLLGALIGIATSILLFNTMNLVYFEQFRREIFIRRLAGMTFIELHFTYLITQLLVLGVGMLGLLFVTNELGLSAGTGAIFLSNLFLILFLQERKESKIAYTVLQGG, from the coding sequence TTGAATAGGTATTTACAAGGTGATGAATCGGATGGAATCAACAAGTATGATTACGCTCCTTCTGGTCATACAATCTTTGTTACTCCCAACTATTTAGAACTTCAGAATATACAGGTTTCAGAAGAATTTAAGAGTAAAATGTCCTCCTTACAACAAGGGGAGTTTGGGCTGATTATTCCTGATAAATTGAAAGGACAAGAAGAAACACTGGTTCAACTTTATGTAGACTACTTGAATTTATTTGGTCGTGAGAATCTTGATATAGAGAGTTCACAATTATTTGAATTTCAACCTTATACAAGCTATGTGGGAAGTCATCAGAGTAGATTTCTCTACAACACGGTTCCCTATATACTAGAACAACATCTGATAGACCCGATTATTGTAGTCATAACACCAGAATCAACAGGAGATACTCCGGCATCGCAAATACTGTGGGGAACTTCCCTTCAATCCCTTTTCTTGGTAGATTATCAGCAGAGTATCCAGCTACTGAAAGAACAGGGAGTCTATCAGTGGGTCTCCTACCTGCTAAATAGTAAGGCTACTTACTATGAAAACTTGAATACTATTCGGAATCAGTTTCTCTTTCTTTTGTTGGGAGCTTTAATTGGCATTGCAACCTCCATACTGTTATTTAATACAATGAATTTGGTTTATTTTGAACAATTTCGTAGAGAAATTTTTATTCGTCGTCTAGCTGGTATGACATTCATAGAACTTCATTTTACCTATCTAATTACCCAACTCTTAGTGCTTGGGGTAGGAATGCTGGGTTTACTTTTCGTAACGAATGAGCTGGGATTGAGTGCAGGGACCGGAGCAATTTTCCTCAGCAATTTATTCCTGATTTTGTTTCTACAAGAAAGAAAAGAAAGTAAGATAGCCTATACAGTCTTACAAGGAGGATAG